One part of the uncultured Bacteroides sp. genome encodes these proteins:
- a CDS encoding M13 family metallopeptidase codes for MKKGIFKAFICLTVVTAATSCKQGKLSSEKGDALIAHIDSTAKAGDDFFQFANGKWFKQNQIPASKQSNGIFQLIQDTINAQVRNICESSATIKDAPKGSNKQKIGDFFFTGMDSVSLNKKGISELKGDFAKIDNIKDLNGIIKEAAYLHSVAASPLFSMYVTQDDKNSSKYQVYIAQGGLSMPERSYYLDTDAGSKNIREKFVTFAGNMFGIMGYDKSKAKQAAARLLEMETAVAKTSRKMEDTRDPLANYNKITSAKLAALTPNIDWKIFLNNVGLTKVDSVVVGQPEFLTALNGYMKKYSIDDWKNYLKFHLMNGLSDYLDDKTYMESFNFYSTTLEGVKEPKPRWERVVRQTNGALGELIGQVYVNEYLPKGTKEKLEEIGNSIKSVFAQRIKALDWMSAPTKEKALKKLNGVIMKVGYPDKWKDLSAMQIDRSSYVKNVMSANKWGFNYMISKYGKPVDRKEWGMYPQTYNAYYNPSNNEIVIPGCNIIVPGYESKMADDAILYSIIGCTFGHEITHGFDDQGCKYNEQGNLSNWWTNEDKAKFVQKTKMIVKQFNDYTAIDNMHLNGELTQGENIADLGGVVMGFEAFKNTDQYKNNEIIAGLNPNQRFFLGYALGWMLNIRPEALKNQIKTDVHSPAKWRILGPLSNMPEFYSSFGVKKGDKMWRAENQIVKIW; via the coding sequence ATGAAAAAGGGAATATTTAAAGCCTTTATTTGCCTGACAGTAGTTACAGCAGCTACTTCGTGTAAACAAGGTAAGCTTTCATCCGAAAAGGGTGACGCGCTGATTGCGCATATTGATTCAACAGCAAAAGCCGGAGATGATTTCTTTCAGTTTGCCAATGGCAAATGGTTTAAGCAAAATCAAATACCTGCCAGTAAACAAAGTAACGGGATATTTCAGCTTATCCAGGATACCATAAATGCGCAGGTACGTAATATATGCGAATCATCAGCTACTATAAAAGATGCACCGAAGGGAAGCAATAAACAAAAAATTGGCGATTTCTTTTTCACGGGAATGGACAGCGTCTCTTTAAATAAAAAAGGCATCAGCGAACTTAAAGGTGATTTTGCAAAAATAGACAATATCAAAGATCTGAACGGTATCATAAAAGAAGCTGCTTATCTTCATAGTGTGGCAGCATCGCCGTTGTTTAGCATGTACGTTACTCAGGACGACAAGAATAGCAGCAAGTATCAGGTATACATTGCTCAGGGTGGATTAAGTATGCCCGAACGAAGCTATTACCTCGATACAGATGCCGGTTCAAAAAACATTCGTGAAAAGTTTGTAACCTTCGCCGGCAACATGTTTGGAATTATGGGATACGACAAATCCAAAGCAAAACAAGCCGCTGCCAGGTTATTGGAAATGGAGACAGCCGTAGCAAAAACTTCCCGTAAAATGGAAGACACCCGCGATCCTTTGGCCAACTATAATAAAATAACATCCGCCAAACTTGCAGCATTGACTCCAAACATTGACTGGAAGATTTTCCTGAACAACGTAGGATTGACCAAAGTTGATTCGGTTGTTGTGGGTCAGCCTGAATTCCTTACCGCACTGAATGGCTACATGAAAAAATATTCGATAGACGACTGGAAAAACTATCTCAAATTTCATCTAATGAATGGCTTGTCGGACTATCTGGATGATAAAACCTATATGGAAAGCTTCAACTTTTATTCAACAACCCTTGAGGGAGTAAAAGAGCCGAAACCAAGATGGGAACGTGTAGTAAGACAAACCAACGGAGCACTTGGAGAGCTTATCGGACAAGTGTACGTAAACGAGTATCTGCCAAAAGGAACCAAAGAGAAGCTGGAAGAAATAGGAAATTCCATTAAATCAGTTTTTGCTCAACGCATCAAAGCCCTCGACTGGATGAGTGCACCAACTAAAGAAAAAGCATTGAAAAAACTCAATGGGGTAATAATGAAGGTTGGTTATCCTGATAAATGGAAAGATCTGAGTGCTATGCAGATCGACCGTTCATCTTACGTAAAGAATGTAATGAGTGCCAACAAATGGGGATTCAACTATATGATAAGCAAATATGGTAAGCCGGTTGATCGTAAGGAATGGGGCATGTATCCACAAACGTACAATGCATACTACAACCCATCGAATAACGAAATAGTTATTCCGGGGTGCAACATCATTGTTCCGGGATATGAAAGTAAAATGGCCGACGATGCCATACTTTACTCAATCATCGGATGCACCTTTGGCCACGAAATTACACATGGTTTCGACGATCAGGGATGTAAATACAACGAGCAAGGTAACTTGAGCAACTGGTGGACCAATGAAGATAAAGCGAAGTTTGTTCAGAAAACCAAAATGATTGTAAAACAATTCAATGACTACACAGCCATAGACAATATGCACCTCAATGGTGAACTTACCCAGGGTGAGAACATTGCCGACCTCGGTGGAGTAGTTATGGGATTCGAAGCATTTAAAAACACCGACCAGTATAAGAACAACGAAATTATTGCCGGACTGAACCCTAATCAGCGTTTTTTCCTTGGATATGCACTTGGATGGATGTTAAATATACGCCCGGAAGCATTGAAAAACCAAATTAAAACCGATGTGCATTCTCCGGCAAAATGGAGAATTCTAGGTCCCTTATCCAATATGCCTGAGTTCTATTCATCATTTGGAGTGAAAAAGGGTGATAAAATGTGGCGTGCCGAAAATCAGATTGTAAAAATCTGGTAG
- a CDS encoding (2Fe-2S)-binding protein — protein sequence MDEDIEICHCNGIMKSEIVKAIKEKGLTTVDEVGEETTAGTVCGSCVPDIEEILKEVNG from the coding sequence ATGGATGAAGATATTGAAATTTGTCATTGCAATGGCATTATGAAAAGTGAGATAGTAAAAGCTATCAAAGAAAAGGGGCTAACAACAGTAGATGAAGTGGGTGAAGAAACTACTGCCGGAACTGTTTGCGGAAGTTGCGTTCCTGATATTGAAGAGATTTTGAAAGAAGTAAATGGTTAG
- a CDS encoding Panacea domain-containing protein, translated as MCLGIQVNKDKIGNLIVLLAGRLKPLYHTKLIKLLYLIDEEAVKDGGIPITWLDYKAWQYGPVAPETYFIQEEPNIFDSYIEKSKKADGTIIKPKVSFDDSEFSDYDLEIIERVITKFGHMTSKDLVKLTHKEGTLWDIAKKENHINFDASNTTSDYSLDFTRIISDDELKLSNFKGAKETMMFRAQIEKC; from the coding sequence ATGTGTTTAGGCATTCAAGTAAATAAGGATAAAATAGGAAATCTGATAGTATTATTAGCTGGCAGATTAAAACCTTTATATCATACAAAGCTTATAAAGCTCCTTTATCTAATAGATGAAGAAGCTGTAAAAGATGGAGGTATTCCTATTACCTGGCTTGATTATAAAGCCTGGCAATATGGTCCTGTTGCGCCTGAAACATACTTTATTCAGGAAGAACCAAATATTTTTGATAGCTATATAGAAAAAAGTAAAAAAGCCGATGGCACAATTATTAAGCCAAAAGTAAGCTTTGACGACAGCGAATTCAGTGATTATGATCTTGAAATTATTGAGCGTGTAATTACTAAATTCGGGCACATGACTTCTAAGGATTTAGTCAAACTGACTCATAAAGAAGGTACTTTATGGGATATTGCCAAAAAAGAGAACCACATAAACTTTGATGCTTCAAATACTACATCCGATTACTCTCTTGATTTTACCCGGATTATATCCGATGATGAACTAAAGCTGTCTAATTTCAAAGGCGCCAAAGAGACTATGATGTTCAGAGCACAAATAGAAAAGTGCTAA
- the hcp gene encoding hydroxylamine reductase — translation MFCNQCQETAKNTGCTINGVCGKKEDTANYQDLLIFACQGLAFATIEARKKGIDTNVESKQITNGLFITITNANFDNAAIMKAINDCIALRDNLKIKASINEKNDALDWKGTSEADFNEKAKQVSTLFFDKDEDIRALKQYTLFGIKGVAAYAEHAFNLGFEEQDIYNFMEETLVMIARPMSLKDMLDWLVKTGEYGVKVMALLDKANTSTFGNPEISKVNIGVGKNPGILISGHDLNDLEQLLIQTEETGVDVYTHSEMLPANAYPHFKKYKHLVGNYGNAWHRQLDEFETFNGPVLFTTNCLVPPRKTTTYNDRIFTTGAAGMPEWKVIDKKLANGHKDFSEIIELAKKCQPPTAIENGEITIGFAHNQVLALADKVLEAVNSGAIKKLVVMSGCDARQKTREYYTEFAKQLPKDTVILTSGCAKYRYNKLQLGDINGIPRVLDAGQCNDSYSWAVVALKLKEVLNLDDINKLPIIFNIAWYEQKAIIVHLALLYLGIKNTHIGPTLPGFLTPNLLKIVQDNFGVQTITTVEEDMKSFGLC, via the coding sequence ATGTTTTGTAATCAATGTCAGGAGACAGCCAAGAACACTGGCTGCACCATTAATGGAGTTTGCGGTAAAAAAGAAGATACCGCCAATTATCAGGATTTACTAATATTTGCATGTCAGGGACTTGCATTTGCAACTATCGAAGCCCGTAAGAAAGGGATAGATACTAACGTAGAGAGTAAGCAAATTACTAATGGCTTATTTATCACTATCACAAATGCCAATTTTGATAACGCCGCAATAATGAAGGCTATCAATGATTGCATCGCCCTTCGGGATAACCTGAAAATAAAAGCAAGTATTAATGAAAAGAATGATGCACTTGACTGGAAAGGAACCAGCGAAGCGGACTTTAATGAAAAAGCAAAGCAGGTAAGTACTTTGTTCTTTGACAAAGACGAAGATATCCGTGCGTTGAAACAGTACACTTTGTTTGGCATAAAAGGTGTTGCAGCCTATGCAGAACATGCCTTTAATCTGGGATTCGAAGAACAGGATATCTACAACTTCATGGAAGAAACGCTTGTTATGATTGCCAGACCTATGAGCCTGAAAGATATGCTGGACTGGCTTGTAAAAACCGGCGAATATGGAGTAAAAGTTATGGCATTGCTCGACAAGGCAAACACTTCCACTTTTGGTAATCCGGAAATCTCGAAAGTAAACATCGGAGTTGGCAAGAATCCGGGTATACTTATCAGCGGACACGATCTGAATGATTTGGAGCAACTTCTTATTCAAACAGAAGAGACAGGCGTAGATGTTTATACTCATTCCGAGATGCTACCGGCCAATGCTTATCCTCATTTCAAGAAGTACAAACATCTGGTTGGAAACTACGGAAATGCATGGCACCGTCAGCTCGATGAGTTCGAAACATTTAACGGTCCGGTTCTTTTCACCACCAATTGCCTTGTACCTCCACGTAAAACAACAACCTATAACGACAGGATATTTACAACAGGTGCAGCAGGAATGCCGGAATGGAAAGTGATTGATAAGAAACTGGCTAATGGTCATAAAGACTTTTCTGAAATCATAGAACTGGCAAAGAAGTGTCAACCACCTACAGCAATTGAGAATGGTGAAATAACCATTGGCTTTGCACACAACCAGGTATTGGCTTTGGCCGATAAAGTTCTGGAAGCTGTAAATTCCGGAGCAATAAAAAAACTGGTTGTTATGTCGGGCTGTGATGCACGCCAGAAAACTCGTGAATATTACACTGAATTTGCAAAACAATTACCTAAAGATACCGTTATCCTTACTTCAGGATGCGCCAAGTATCGTTATAACAAGCTGCAATTAGGCGATATCAACGGTATACCAAGAGTTCTCGATGCCGGTCAGTGCAATGATTCATACTCATGGGCAGTAGTTGCGCTTAAATTAAAAGAAGTATTGAATCTGGATGATATCAATAAACTACCAATCATCTTTAATATTGCCTGGTACGAACAAAAAGCAATCATCGTTCATCTTGCCTTGCTGTATCTCGGAATAAAGAATACACATATTGGTCCTACTTTACCAGGTTTCTTAACTCCTAATCTGCTAAAGATTGTTCAGGATAATTTTGGTGTTCAAACAATAACAACCGTGGAAGAAGATATGAAATCCTTTGGACTTTGTTAA
- a CDS encoding DUF975 family protein, producing MENVALMRMAKESLRDKWGLAIGTFLVYTLIINGLQFNYSFYSNMFGTNMLASTGGLLSLILGGPMTLGISYFALAISRNEEARFEQLFKGFNNFGTALGAYLLIAIFTVLWLLLLIIPGIIAAISYSMTFFIIADDPSIQVMEAIDKSKKMMYGYKWKFFCLNLRFLGWAILCLFTLGIGFLWLIPYMEISFAKFYDDINGRQAAEEAVATDM from the coding sequence ATGGAAAACGTTGCTTTAATGAGGATGGCTAAAGAATCTCTGAGAGATAAATGGGGATTGGCTATCGGGACTTTTTTGGTGTATACATTGATCATTAATGGATTGCAGTTTAATTACTCATTTTACTCAAATATGTTTGGCACAAACATGCTTGCCTCTACGGGGGGACTTCTAAGTTTGATTCTTGGTGGTCCTATGACTCTTGGGATATCTTATTTTGCATTAGCTATATCAAGAAATGAGGAAGCTCGGTTCGAACAACTGTTTAAGGGATTTAATAATTTTGGTACTGCATTGGGAGCCTATCTTTTAATCGCAATCTTTACTGTGCTATGGTTGCTATTGTTAATAATACCCGGAATTATTGCCGCTATATCTTATTCTATGACTTTTTTTATAATAGCTGATGATCCTTCCATTCAGGTAATGGAGGCTATTGATAAGAGTAAAAAGATGATGTATGGCTATAAATGGAAATTTTTCTGCCTGAATCTACGGTTCTTAGGATGGGCGATACTTTGTCTTTTTACACTTGGTATCGGTTTCCTATGGCTTATTCCTTACATGGAAATTTCTTTTGCAAAATTCTATGATGATATAAATGGAAGGCAAGCAGCTGAAGAAGCTGTAGCTACCGATATGTAA
- the bla gene encoding subclass B1 metallo-beta-lactamase: MFAQSGYKTIKISKALEFVQISKNAYIYVSTAEMGKFGLVSSNGLILISSHKAFLLNTPINDKLTEEMVKAITDSLHVKITGFIPNHFHADCMGGLKYLKSIGVKSYACEKTIALARQNKLPVPEQGFKDSLHLKFGNKELYCYYPGEGHAPDNIVVWIPSEKILFAGCMIKDMKSQGLGNLSDANVKEWPKTVSKVYTKFKDARIVIPGHGAWGETELITHTLDLLNKNN; the protein is encoded by the coding sequence ATGTTTGCACAATCGGGTTACAAAACAATAAAAATCTCAAAAGCTCTGGAGTTTGTACAAATATCAAAAAACGCATACATATATGTTTCAACAGCAGAAATGGGGAAATTTGGGCTGGTTTCCTCTAACGGACTGATATTAATAAGCAGCCACAAGGCTTTCTTGCTCAATACCCCTATTAACGACAAACTTACCGAAGAGATGGTAAAAGCAATCACCGATTCTTTGCATGTAAAAATAACAGGGTTTATACCTAATCATTTTCATGCAGACTGTATGGGCGGATTAAAGTATCTGAAAAGTATTGGAGTTAAATCATACGCATGTGAAAAAACAATCGCTCTTGCCCGCCAGAATAAGCTTCCTGTTCCTGAACAAGGTTTTAAAGACTCCCTGCATCTGAAATTTGGAAATAAAGAGCTATATTGCTATTATCCCGGAGAGGGACATGCGCCAGATAATATTGTAGTGTGGATTCCATCTGAAAAAATTCTATTCGCAGGATGTATGATCAAGGATATGAAATCTCAAGGGCTAGGCAATTTATCAGATGCCAACGTGAAAGAGTGGCCTAAAACGGTAAGTAAGGTTTATACCAAATTCAAAGATGCACGTATTGTTATCCCCGGGCATGGAGCATGGGGCGAAACTGAGTTGATCACCCACACACTCGACCTGCTAAATAAAAATAATTAG
- a CDS encoding AIPR family protein encodes MAISDFKSNTDFELNLFIQNLYHEVQSLTYSDDEGDSKENKFTEYVMDILADAGETEGVRLCPYIKENKYENIQFKINGYALEEGYENIDIFISHYIDTNELYRVSKVDFDKLIKWSTGFVNAGLKGYLDEIEPSSEAYGLAKILSQQRKEIVRVRIYLLSNGEIPHDTPKDFRLKSLEEILVRFEVWDIERLHRLAQSKGNREPIEIDFEEMMNTSIPCLEMPVKNELYECYLAIVPGLILSTLYQNYGTRLLESNVRAFLQQTGKVNQGIRDTIRREPQMFLTYNNGLATTAQEVKTKMSDNGHLVITSIKDFQIVNGGQTTASLFHTSRKYKEADISNVFVQMKLTVIKDEEKKNETVPLISRYANSQNKVTELDLSSNNLFLQRLEELSRTTYAINTEDHSKQTIWFFERVSGQYKEALNKEPTKSKQDAFKFKFPKNQVLIKSDVAKYVNIWKQQPYHVSKGSQKNYINFLREIDKEYKNKKANRVYWEDVVANAILFQGTDKLFGRKNKDAIGDTNIKSHTVGYALSYFHYVTENKLDLGEIWKNQMIEDDLLFELKKLIVSVYNFFTHLDVALISEAAKSEKTWNKLKEEIRNPMNMKIVEKYFISEDKYKSRYESNVDEIKEAAQYNSLQIIAEQGIRFWDGLCLYMLKQECLSSVQQNYVYTIRKKLKWDGELTPNEIEKGKQIVELLSCKGLNFDDIKKLSKLNDELSDPSIIYNRIKLIDNDTWKRVIAVGEQTGKLNDNEISVIKVAVERLKKQETIDLSRLTIVNAALDKVRKYGLSV; translated from the coding sequence ATGGCAATATCTGATTTTAAAAGTAATACGGATTTTGAATTGAACTTATTTATTCAGAATCTGTACCATGAAGTACAGTCTCTTACATATTCTGATGATGAAGGAGACTCAAAAGAGAATAAGTTTACAGAATATGTGATGGATATTCTTGCTGATGCAGGTGAAACTGAAGGTGTACGATTATGCCCATATATAAAAGAAAATAAATATGAAAATATACAATTTAAAATTAATGGATATGCATTAGAAGAAGGATATGAAAATATTGACATATTTATATCACATTATATTGATACAAATGAATTGTACAGAGTTTCAAAAGTAGATTTTGATAAGCTGATAAAATGGTCAACTGGCTTCGTTAATGCCGGCCTGAAAGGATATTTAGATGAAATTGAACCATCTTCAGAAGCTTATGGTCTTGCTAAAATTCTTAGTCAGCAAAGAAAAGAAATAGTCAGAGTCAGAATATACCTTTTGTCTAATGGCGAAATACCTCATGATACGCCTAAAGATTTTAGATTGAAAAGCCTTGAAGAAATACTGGTTCGGTTTGAAGTCTGGGATATTGAACGTTTACACCGCTTGGCACAATCGAAAGGGAACAGAGAACCTATTGAAATAGATTTTGAAGAGATGATGAATACTTCTATTCCTTGTCTTGAAATGCCTGTTAAAAATGAGTTGTATGAATGTTATTTAGCTATAGTTCCTGGTTTAATTCTTTCAACCCTCTATCAAAATTATGGCACCCGGCTTTTAGAGAGCAATGTTAGGGCTTTCTTACAGCAAACAGGAAAAGTAAACCAAGGAATTAGGGATACGATAAGAAGAGAACCTCAGATGTTTCTTACTTACAATAATGGACTTGCAACTACCGCACAGGAAGTTAAAACAAAAATGTCCGATAATGGTCATCTGGTTATTACGTCTATTAAAGATTTTCAGATTGTAAATGGTGGTCAGACTACAGCATCTTTATTTCATACGTCAAGAAAATATAAAGAAGCTGATATCTCAAATGTGTTTGTTCAGATGAAGCTTACTGTGATTAAAGATGAAGAGAAGAAAAACGAGACAGTTCCTTTAATTTCCAGATATGCAAATAGTCAGAATAAGGTTACAGAACTTGACTTGTCTTCAAATAATCTTTTTTTGCAGAGGCTGGAAGAATTATCAAGGACTACTTATGCAATAAATACAGAAGATCACAGCAAGCAAACAATCTGGTTCTTCGAAAGAGTTTCAGGGCAATATAAGGAAGCATTAAATAAAGAACCGACAAAAAGTAAACAAGACGCTTTTAAATTTAAATTTCCTAAGAATCAAGTATTAATTAAATCAGATGTTGCAAAGTATGTAAATATCTGGAAGCAGCAACCATACCATGTATCAAAAGGTTCTCAGAAAAACTATATTAACTTTTTGCGCGAGATTGACAAAGAGTATAAGAATAAAAAAGCCAACAGGGTTTATTGGGAAGATGTAGTAGCAAATGCAATTTTATTTCAGGGAACAGATAAATTGTTTGGGAGAAAAAATAAAGATGCAATTGGTGATACAAATATAAAGTCTCATACTGTTGGTTATGCATTATCTTATTTTCATTATGTTACAGAAAATAAGCTTGATCTTGGAGAAATCTGGAAAAATCAGATGATTGAAGATGATTTGCTTTTTGAACTCAAAAAGCTGATTGTTTCTGTCTATAATTTTTTTACACATCTTGATGTTGCATTAATAAGTGAAGCTGCTAAAAGTGAGAAAACATGGAATAAATTGAAAGAGGAGATCCGAAATCCGATGAATATGAAGATTGTAGAAAAATACTTTATTTCAGAAGATAAATACAAATCAAGATATGAATCAAATGTTGACGAAATAAAAGAAGCGGCACAATATAATTCTCTTCAGATAATTGCAGAGCAAGGAATTCGTTTCTGGGATGGTTTATGTTTGTATATGCTTAAACAAGAGTGTCTCTCATCTGTACAACAAAATTATGTTTATACTATCAGAAAGAAATTAAAATGGGATGGTGAATTAACACCTAATGAAATTGAAAAAGGGAAGCAGATTGTAGAATTATTATCTTGTAAAGGTCTTAATTTTGATGATATAAAGAAGTTGAGTAAATTGAATGATGAGTTATCTGATCCTTCAATTATTTATAATAGGATTAAGCTTATAGATAATGATACATGGAAAAGGGTAATTGCAGTAGGTGAGCAAACGGGCAAATTGAATGATAATGAGATTAGTGTAATAAAAGTAGCTGTTGAGAGACTAAAGAAACAGGAGACTATAGATTTAAGTAGATTGACTATAGTAAATGCTGCTTTAGACAAAGTTAGAAAATATGGTTTAAGTGTTTGA
- a CDS encoding NAD(P)H-binding protein produces the protein MIITIFGASGKIGRLLTEQALAKGYIIKAYVHNLQEIGLSHTNLEIVKGTIHDYYKIKQAITESNAVISTMEPSKSFKKKGYPVFEAHRHIIMAMERLNIKRFITIASPVIQSGKDAKSAVTIVPKLFISLFRHRTYLEFVAIGHLIKKSSLDWTIVRYLYPTNKPRKGKIKVSLGKQKIKFAVSRADIAKFILDQVESKEYIHCMPIIGN, from the coding sequence ATGATAATAACAATTTTCGGAGCAAGCGGAAAAATAGGCCGTCTGCTTACAGAACAAGCACTTGCTAAAGGATATATCATAAAAGCCTATGTGCATAATCTACAGGAAATAGGTTTATCCCACACTAATCTGGAAATCGTTAAAGGGACTATTCATGATTATTACAAGATAAAGCAAGCCATAACAGAGAGCAATGCGGTAATAAGTACAATGGAGCCCTCAAAGAGTTTCAAGAAAAAGGGATATCCGGTTTTTGAAGCACACCGACATATTATTATGGCAATGGAACGCCTTAATATAAAACGATTTATAACAATAGCTTCTCCGGTTATTCAGTCGGGAAAAGATGCAAAGTCGGCTGTAACTATTGTACCAAAACTTTTTATTAGCCTATTCAGACATAGAACATATCTTGAATTTGTAGCTATAGGGCACCTGATTAAGAAATCTTCATTAGACTGGACAATTGTGCGATACCTTTATCCCACCAACAAACCTCGTAAAGGGAAAATAAAAGTATCTTTAGGCAAGCAGAAAATAAAATTTGCAGTTTCGCGCGCAGATATTGCTAAATTCATTCTCGACCAGGTAGAAAGCAAAGAGTATATTCACTGCATGCCAATAATTGGAAATTAA
- a CDS encoding BT4734/BF3469 family protein, giving the protein MKITQLKGRQKRESQQNVKLSVLMEKMKIESEEQPVSNLRHSLQYVSRSAHCMAVDKLPKLCFAAEFKKVDAQQEMIRYNGVVLLEIDGLAGIEEAEAVRDEVARLPHTLAAFVGSSAKSVKLLVSFIRPDGSLPQTKAEAELFHAQAYRKAVRFYEELISYKVTLKRPSLNHYCRFSYDPGLFFNPEVHPILMKQPYEVSTEPDRECAIPDENDSLLRLMPGHQYRSVVSALFESSLQSVYEEIGRFPREGDIKPFLVALAGNCFKSGVPEEDVVIGAMLHFNLAKREVELRLTVHNVYLGGKNFGGKPCMSAEQLLAMKTEEFMNRRYEFRHNTQTTEMEYKERNSFVFDYRPVTQKVLNSIALNAQKEGIQLWDRDVNRYVYSDRTPLFAPIEDYLSKLPSWDGVDRIRPFADAVPCENKYWRNFFHRWFLCMVAHWRGMDKQYANSTSPLLVGKQGYKKSTFCLSILPPELRAYYTDSIDFGHKRDAELYLNRFALINIDEFDQITNSQQAFLKHILQKPVVNTRKPNQSVVQELRRYASFIATSNHYDLLTDTSGGRRYICIEVMGIIKIPRNINYDQLYAQALSEIQSGERYWFDSEDEAVLMAGNEKFEVQPPAEQLFLQYFRSAGMNEPCEKLLASEILTRLQKKSGFKLSTTKITTFGRILTKLSVPLTNSKKGRLYNVVEC; this is encoded by the coding sequence ATGAAAATAACACAATTAAAAGGCCGACAGAAAAGAGAATCACAACAAAATGTAAAACTATCTGTATTGATGGAGAAGATGAAAATTGAATCGGAGGAACAACCGGTTTCTAATTTGCGACATTCTTTACAATATGTAAGCCGTTCAGCGCATTGCATGGCTGTTGATAAACTGCCAAAACTATGTTTTGCTGCTGAATTTAAAAAGGTGGACGCACAACAGGAAATGATTCGCTATAATGGTGTGGTGTTACTGGAGATTGACGGCCTTGCGGGAATAGAGGAAGCAGAAGCGGTGAGGGATGAGGTGGCACGTTTGCCGCATACGCTTGCTGCATTTGTTGGTTCCAGTGCGAAAAGTGTGAAGTTGCTTGTCTCATTTATCCGTCCCGATGGCTCTTTACCACAGACAAAAGCGGAAGCGGAGTTGTTTCATGCACAGGCTTACCGTAAGGCGGTGCGGTTTTACGAAGAGCTGATATCATACAAGGTTACGCTGAAACGTCCGTCATTGAATCATTACTGCCGCTTTTCGTATGATCCGGGTCTGTTTTTTAACCCCGAAGTGCATCCTATTCTAATGAAGCAGCCTTATGAAGTGAGCACAGAGCCTGATAGGGAATGCGCAATACCAGATGAAAATGATTCGTTGCTGAGGCTTATGCCGGGGCATCAATATAGAAGTGTGGTTTCTGCCTTGTTCGAATCGTCCTTGCAGTCTGTATACGAAGAAATAGGAAGATTTCCACGTGAGGGAGATATAAAGCCATTCCTGGTGGCTTTGGCCGGGAATTGTTTTAAATCGGGTGTGCCGGAAGAAGATGTGGTAATAGGGGCAATGTTGCATTTTAATCTGGCAAAAAGAGAAGTGGAGTTGAGGCTTACGGTGCACAATGTGTATCTGGGTGGAAAGAATTTTGGCGGCAAGCCGTGTATGAGTGCGGAACAGTTGCTGGCTATGAAGACGGAGGAGTTTATGAATCGCCGTTATGAGTTCAGGCACAACACGCAGACTACCGAGATGGAGTATAAGGAACGCAATTCGTTTGTTTTCGATTATCGTCCTGTAACGCAGAAGGTACTTAATAGTATTGCACTCAATGCTCAGAAAGAGGGCATTCAGCTGTGGGATAGAGATGTGAATCGCTATGTTTATTCCGACCGCACTCCGCTGTTTGCTCCTATTGAGGATTATCTGTCGAAGCTTCCTTCCTGGGATGGGGTAGATCGTATTCGCCCGTTTGCGGATGCGGTGCCGTGCGAGAATAAATACTGGCGTAACTTTTTCCACCGCTGGTTTCTCTGCATGGTGGCGCACTGGCGCGGAATGGACAAGCAGTATGCCAACAGTACTTCGCCTTTGCTGGTTGGAAAGCAAGGATATAAGAAATCTACATTTTGCCTGAGCATACTTCCGCCGGAGTTGCGTGCGTATTATACGGATAGCATCGACTTCGGCCACAAGCGTGATGCGGAACTTTATCTCAATAGGTTTGCGCTGATTAATATTGATGAGTTCGACCAGATTACTAACAGTCAGCAGGCTTTTCTGAAACATATACTTCAGAAACCGGTGGTTAATACGCGTAAGCCCAACCAAAGTGTTGTGCAGGAGTTGCGCCGCTATGCTTCGTTTATTGCTACAAGCAATCATTACGATTTGCTGACCGACACTTCAGGTGGGCGACGGTATATCTGTATAGAGGTTATGGGCATTATAAAAATTCCGCGGAATATAAACTATGATCAGCTCTATGCGCAGGCGTTGAGCGAGATTCAGAGTGGCGAGCGTTATTGGTTCGACAGTGAGGATGAAGCTGTTTTAATGGCCGGCAATGAGAAATTCGAAGTGCAGCCTCCTGCCGAGCAACTGTTTCTGCAGTACTTCCGTTCGGCCGGAATGAATGAGCCTTGTGAAAAACTGCTGGCTTCCGAAATTCTCACCAGATTGCAGAAAAAGAGTGGCTTCAAGCTATCCACCACAAAGATTACTACCTTCGGCCGTATTCTCACCAAGCTCAGTGTTCCGTTGACTAATTCGAAAAAAGGCAGGCTATATAACGTGGTGGAGTGCTGA